The following proteins are encoded in a genomic region of Triticum dicoccoides isolate Atlit2015 ecotype Zavitan chromosome 1B, WEW_v2.0, whole genome shotgun sequence:
- the LOC119326158 gene encoding histidine--tRNA ligase, cytoplasmic-like, protein MATPAAAAAAVTLAGKGAVLTPAAVYALSVGLAGPVIDASALQRLSSRAPSPQETPGSLRDLDLAAHESRAAAAVLLNKLLLTANDSSSALVTAATANGLAGSLELTAALPPATRDEAAVAAASAPVAVAFAALIDCCATPLARVADAVAALSCEAARGDATAFDVPASGDGLSDKDEADVGADIKMLLLGSKLVGNGGGASAAMFAKVPAVNGALRESVRALHKKVRVELNAPVKLGKRDASGTGEGKEEALVVLATQLARSLNAMCKQSVARARFCAGSIAEAELREKLAGGVNVDDLKGMLDKVMVDSDAVSVLRGVYNYLLKFRDFLAWEAAVAMAVIEMDSSIEKPQAGGKNEAGSSGEKAQAGGEKVKGDRKSKKKTLGKGTSAVLALLREHATDGKAVPCVNSALIADWGIELSLLFDPKCPKLESLVEKIKEIVESNEVGRLPKIPKGTRDFGREQMAIRERAFSIITSVFKMHGGVALDTPVFELRETLMGKYGEDSKLVYDLADQGGELCSLRYDLTVPFARYVAMNNISAIKRYQIAKVYRRDNPSKGRYREFYQCDFDIAGVYEPMEPDFEVVKVLTELLDKLDIGDYEIKLNHRKLLDGMLEICGVPAEKFRTVCSSIDKLDKLTFEEVKKELVEEKGVSNETAENIGSLVKTRGPPLEVLLELRKEGSKFMENEGSVVALNELEILFKALEKANALDRISFDLSLARGLDYYTGVIYEAVFKGVTQVGSIAAGGRYDKLVGMFSNKQVPAVGVSLGIERVFAIMEQQEKEKNQVIRATETEVLVSILGKDLILAAELVNELWSAGIKAEFKLTTRVQNHIKYATQTGIPWMVLVGESELRDGKVKLKDIRANQEEEVPRKDFVEVLKQRLSNP, encoded by the exons ATGGctactcccgccgccgccgccgccgccgtgacgCTCGCGGGCAAGGGCGCCGTCCTCACCCCCGCCGCCGTCTACGCGCTCTCCGTCGGCCTCGCCGGCCCCGTCATCGACGCCTCCGCGCTCCAGAGGCTCTCCAGCCGCGCGCCCTCCCCGCAGGAGACCCCTGGGTCGCTCCGGGACCTGGATTTGGCGGCGCACGAGTCCCGCGCGGCCGCGGCGGTGCTTCTCAACAAGCTCCTCCTCACGGCGAATGACTCCTCCTCGGCCCTCGTCACCGCCGCAACGGCCAACGGCCTCGCCGGGTCGCTCGAGCTCACCGCGGCGCTGCCCCCCGCCACCCGCGACGAGGCCGCGGTCGCCGCGGCGTCCGCGCCGGTGGCCGTCGCCTTCGCCGCATTGATCGACTGCTGCGCCACCCCTCTTGCCCGTGTCGCCGACGCCGTCGCGGCGCTGTCATGCGAGGCCGCGCGGGGGGACGCCACGGCGTTCGACGTGCCCGCGTCCGGCGACGGCCTCTCCGACAAGGACGAGGCTGATGTGGGCGCTGATATCAAGATGCTTTTATTGGGGTCCAAGCTAGTGGGCAACGGTGGAGGCGCCTCTGCGGCCATGTTTGCCAAGGTGCCTGCTGTCAACGGAGCTCTCCGCGAGTCCGTGCGCGCACTGCACAAGAAGGTGAGGGTCGAGCTCAATGCTCCAGTGAAGCTGGGGAAGAGGGATGCTAGTGGAACGGGTGAGGGGAAGGAGGAGGCTCTGGTGGTACTGGCGACACAGCTTGCTAGGTCGTTGAATGCAATGTGCAAGCAGAGCGTCGCTCGCGCAAGGTTCTGTGCAGGGAGCATTGCTGAGGCCGAGCTCCGGGAGAAGCTTGCGGGTGGCGTTAATGTTGATGATTTGAAGGGGATGCTCGATAAAGTTATGGTTGATTCAGATGCGGTGTCGGTACTGCGGGGGGTGTACAACTACTTGCTCAAGTTTAGGGACTTCCTTGCATGGGAGGCAGCTGTGGCGATGGCTGTGATTGAAATGGACAGTTCAATTGAGAAGCCTCAAGCTGGTGGGAAGAATGAAGCTGGCAGTTCAGGGGAGAAGGCACAAGCTGGTGGGGAGAAAGTGAAGGGTGACAGGAAAAGCAAGAAGAAAACGTTGGGGAAGGGAACTTCTGCTGTACTCGCTCTGCTTAGGGAGCATGCTACAGATGGAAAAGCCGTTCCTTGTGTGAATTCCGCGTTGATTGCAGATTGGGGAATTGAGCTGTCTCTGTTGTTTGATCCTAAGTGCCCCAAATTGGAGTCCCTTGTGGAGAAAATCAAGGAGATTGTGGAGAgcaatgaagtgggaagattgcctaaAATTCCCAAG GGAACACGTGACTTTGGGAGAGAGCAAATGGCCATAAGGGAGCGTGCGTTTTCAATAATTACAAGTGTATTTAAGATGCACGGTGGTGTTGCACTTGATACCCCTGTATTCGAGTTGAGAGAAACCTTGATGGGCAAGTATGGTGAAGACTCTAAGTTGGTATATGACCTTGCTGATCAG GGTGGTGAGCTTTGTTCGTTGCGCTATGATCTGACTGTTCCATTTGCCCGTTATGTTGCCATGAATAACATAAGTGCCATCAAGAGATACCAGATAGCCAAAGTATACAGGAGAGATAACCCATCAAAGGGAAGATATCGAGAATTCTACCAGTGTGACTTCGACATTGCCGGAGTATATGAGCCTATGGAACCAGATTTCGAGGTTGTCAAAGTTTTGACTGAATTACTGGATAAGTTGGATATTGGCGACTATGAGATAAAGTTAAATCACAGAAAGTTACTTGACGGAATGTTGGAGATCTGTGGCGTGCCTGCTGAGAAATTCAGAACAGTTTGCTCAAGTATTGACAAGCTAGACAAACTAACCTTTGAAGAGGTGAAAAAAGAACTG GTGGAAGAGAAAGGTGTATCAAATGAAACCGCTGAAAATATTGGCAGTTTAGTGAAGACAAGAGGACCTCCACTAGAAGTTTTGCTAGAGTTGCGAAAGGAGGGCAGCAAGTTCATGGAGAACGAGGGGTCTGTTGTTGCATTAAATGAGCTGGAGATATTATTCAAAGCTCTAGAAAAAGCAAATGCCCTTGACAGGATAAGTTTTGATTTAAGCCTTGCTAGAGGCCTTGATTACTACACAGGTGTGATATATGAAGCTGTGTTCAAGGGCGTCACACAG GTTGGCTCTATTGCTGCTGGTGGCAGGTACGACAAACTTGTGGGCATGTTCAGCAACAAGCAAGTCCCTGCTGTTGGCGTCAGCCTTGGAATAGAAAGAGTCTTTGCAATCATGGAGCAACAGGAAAAGGAAAAGAACCAG GTGATCCGGGCGACCGAGACGGAGGTTTTGGTGTCGATTCTGGGCAAGGACCTCATATTGGCCGCCGAGCTTGTGAACGAGCTGTGGAGTGCTGGGATAAAGGCAGAGTTCAAGCTCACCACCAGGGTGCAGAACCACATAAAGTATGCGACGCAGACAGGCATCCCGTGGATGGTGCTGGTCGGCGAGTCCGAGTTGAGGGACGGGAAGGTGAAACTGAAGGACATTAGGGCTAACCAGGAAGAGGAGGTTCCAAGGAAAGATTTCGTTGAGGTGCTGAAGCAGAGATTATCTAACCCTTAG